A stretch of DNA from Salinibaculum sp. SYNS191:
GACGATCCCGGTCCAGTCGTCGGCGCCGCGGTCGCCGGCGGCCCACTCGGCGAACCGCTCGAGTTCGCGAGCTGCGTTGCGTCGATAGTTCCCGCCGTCGCCACCACGGCCTTTCCCTTTGTCCTGGAGGTAGCGCTCGAAGCTGTCGTCGAGCGGTGTCGAAAGCGCTCGATCAGGCATCCACCGGCCCTCCACCGTCCTGCGGGCCCGGTCTCGGTGCGTCTACCCCGGGGGAAGCGCCGTCGTGAGGCGGTTGCAGCATTCGTGCTTCACCGACGGCGGCGGGGTACTTCAAAGTGGTCGTGATTACGGGCATAATCAGGACCACTTGTTGTATTCGAGCCATCGGGAGAATTCGGGGGTCTAGAGTCTCTTAGCGCCGGAACTCCGCACTACAGGAAAATGTATATCGTATATCGCTATACAAAAACTCGGTCCTCGTTCTGCGCGAGGTCATTCGTCTCCGAGTTCCGAAAGCCGAGCCTGAATTTCCTCAGCATCCGCATCAGAGAGCGCCTCAACACCGAACTGGACGAGTAGCGGGTAGAAGTGGCGGTTCTTCTTGAACTCGTCCTGCCCCGCCTTGCGGAGCTTCAGCTGGGACTCGAGGTAGGTATCCTCCATCTCGTCGAGGACATCGTCGGGAATGTAGATCGTTCGCCCGTTCCACTCGTCCTTGATGTTCGTCTTCGTTTTGCTCGTTTCGCTCGTTTCACTCGTTGAAGTCGATTCCGTCGTTTCGGTCGATGAACTGGTTTCCACCGTTTCACTCACCTCACTCGTTTCGCTGGAATCGACCTCATCGTCCTCCTCTTCGTAGTTGCCCTCGATGCCCGAAGCATCACCCCAGCCGTCGCTCATGCTTTCACCTCCTCAGGCGCGGTCTTCTCGAACTTCTCGTCGAACAGGTCGGCGATCTCGTTGAACAGGTCACGTGCATCCTCGACGCGCTGGTTCTCTTTGCCGAATCCGAAGACGGACACCCCCTCGCCAATCGACTGGGAGAGGTCGGTCCGCTTCGGAATCTCGAACACTGGGAGGGAGTACGCCGACTTGATCTCCTCGATGGTGTCGCGGTGTTCAGCGTTCTGCTCGACGCGGTTACAAACAATTGCGAGCCGATTGATGTCTCCGTACGCCTGTTCGAGGGAGCTCAGCTGCTTTGCGAAAATCTGGAGGCTGTTGGCGTTGAGCTTCTCGGGAATGACGGGGATGACGACGTTGCCGGTCGCGACGAGAGCGTTGTCAGTGAGGACGTTCAGGGATGGCGGCGTGTCGACAATGATGTAGTCGTAGTCCTTTTTGAGCTCGTCGAGAGTCATCTCCAACCGCTCGCGACTCTTCGGCGCCTCAAGCAGCGTCTGGATGTTCTTGTTGTTCGCGAGCTTCTCGCTCGCGGGAAGGATGTCGAATTCCTCGTGCTCGACGATGATGTCGTTCACCGACTCCATCTGATCGAAGTCGAGGACGTCGAACAGCGTTGTGCGGTCGGTGTCGTAGTACAGATCGTTGTAGCCAAGTGAGCAGGTGAGCCCTCCGTGATAGTCGATATCGACCAAGAGGACATCGTGGCCTCGGGCGGAGAGTGCGCCGCCAGTATGAATAACGTCGGTTGTCTTCCCCGCGCCTCCCTTCTGATTCGCCACCGTGATTCGTGCGGTATTGGTGTCGGTCATTATCTTCGTTTCTCTCGTTGTGTTCGTTTCGTTCGTTTTGGTCGTTTAGTTCGGTGCGTTCGGTGAGGTTGTTTCACTCGGTGAGAGGATTACTACGATGTTAAAACCAACTGTTCGTTCCACTCGTTGAACGGATTTCGTTCATTTTCATCACCATCTTCGTTTCTCTCGTTTTGTTCGTTTCGTTCACCGAGCACTCTGTATACCAGCGTCGGTTCGGCTCGTTCCAGTAAATTCATTCATTACTCGAAATACGCTCGTTGCGTTCGTTTCGTTCGTTCTATTCGTTTCTCGAAGGCTGCCACCAAGAGCTCGCCCTGACCTATCGCAAGGTGAGTGAATTGGCAAAAACAGAGGCTTAATCTACCAAATCCACCATTGACCGTAGTTCAGATTCCATCTCCGTCATCTGATCCGATACCCAATAGAACCGCTCCTCTATCCCCTCGTCAGTAAACCGGAGTGAAGCTCGTACGTCACGATTCCGGTCATGTTGGAGGAGGGCGAGAGCGTACGCGAGCATCTGTGGTCGATAATGTTCCGCGAGCTCATCCGATGTCGTAGCTGAGAGGTCGTTGGTCTTGTAGTCGATAATGTGGAATGCGTCCGGCGTGACGAGCAGCCGGTCGATATCACCGACAATCCGCGACTCATCGATTCGAGCGACAACAGAGTACTCGTCGTAAATCTCCTGAAGCTGGGTATCGGACTCGATGTGATCAACAAATTCGACTGCATCAGCAGCGTGGTTAACAGCATCACGGAGGTCCGATTCTGTCGGCTCCTCACCAACCATCTGACTCAAACGACGGATCAGGGTGATCCACTCGTCTCTCGGAGGACGAAGTTCGTTGATCCGGTGGACGACCGTCCCAAACGTCGTGGGACTCAGGCCGGCCGACTCCTCACGCTGAGAGTAACTGTGGCCGTCTGAAGACGCATCCGCCACCGCATTCACGAGGGTCGTAGCCGCGATACGTTTCGCCGGCGCTAACGACGGCGGTGAAGGAATCGATATCTCCAGCGCTGAATCAACAACGTCGTCGGTGTTCCAGTCTACTGGGCGTGGCGGCCTGCGAACAGTATAGCTGGCTCCATCTATCTCACCACGGGCCTGTCCGTCACGAACCGCCTCGGCGACGAGTGCTCCGTCGAGGAGGGCTGGCTGTAACCAGTCGCGCCACCGGTCTGCGTCGTCGAAGGCTGCAGGCTCGCCGAGTTCGATTGTCCCGGACTCGTCGACGTCGATGTCGTGCGTGCCGCAGAGAAGGAGGTGATCCCGCGTTCGTGTACACGCTACGTAGAGGAGGCGTTTTGACTCCGCTCGCTCCTGTGGACGCGACCGTCGGTCAGCGTACTCGTGGACGGCTGTCTTCTCGATGGAGAACGCATCATCCGGATTCGGCCCACCAACCGCCGGCACCGGCGGCGCGTCATCAGTTCCGTCCACGAGTCGAACGTAGCCATGGTCGTCGACGGAGCGACCGAAGTTGAGGTCACTCCCGAGATCGGGGACGGTGACGATCGGGAACTCGAGTCCCTTCGCAGAATGGATCGTCATAATCCGGACGCCCTCGGCGTCACCCGGAATATCTGCCTCCCCCTCACGAGGGTCGATCTCGGCTTGGCGGTCGATCCGGTGGAGCAACCCGGCAGCTGTGTGAACACCGTTCTCGCTCCAAGTACGGACCTGGTCGCGGAACTTCTCGACATTCGCGACGGCCTGTCGACCGCGTTCATCAGCACTCACACTCGCCAGATACCCCGTGTCGTCGATCACCCGGGACAGCAGGCGGTTCCACGGGAGGACGCCATCTTCGGACGGCGTCGCACAGCCGCTGAGGGTCCGCCACGTCGTAAGGAGATCGAACGCATCCGCGAGCTGTGGATCGTCCGCCTCGGCGAGCGCATTCCATACTGAATCAGCTTCAGCGACAGCCGGTGCGAGGCGATCATCCGCGAATCCGAACAGCGGCGACCGAAGCACCCCGTAGAGGGAGACGTCGTCCTGTGGATCACCGAGTACTCGAAGCAGGTTCGTAAGCGCCTGGACCTCAGGCGTATCGTAGAACCCGACGCCACCGACGACAGTATAGGGGATGTCGTACTCCTCGAGGGCGCGCTGATACCGATCCAGATGGGTTCGCCGGCGGAGGAGGATTGCTGTGTCGTCGGGAGTAGCGTCACGATGGCCACCTGTATCGGGGTCTTGGACTTGCGGCGGATCGTCAAACAGGTGGGTCAATCGAGCAGCGAGCGCTTGCGCCTCGGCCTCGATGGTGTGGTCGAGCGCGCCTTCGGCGACCGGATGGTCGTCGCCGAAGAGCTCTGCCGCCGTGTCAGCGTCGTCGGGGACAGCGAGATACTCGACACTCCCGGTCAGTCCCTCGATGTCCTCGACACGGTCGCGTTGCGTGGTCAACTCCTGCGATGGCGCTTCGTAGGGTTCGTGGCGGTCACCCTCCGGCTGGAACAGGTACTCGAAGAGCTCGTTCAGGAACGACAATGGCTCATCCAGCGTCCGGAAGTTCCCGGAGAGTTCGAGCGCGGTCGGACTCTCGGTATCGCTGTCGGGAACGTCGTCAACCCCACGGAACTCGTTG
This window harbors:
- a CDS encoding ParA family protein is translated as MTDTNTARITVANQKGGAGKTTDVIHTGGALSARGHDVLLVDIDYHGGLTCSLGYNDLYYDTDRTTLFDVLDFDQMESVNDIIVEHEEFDILPASEKLANNKNIQTLLEAPKSRERLEMTLDELKKDYDYIIVDTPPSLNVLTDNALVATGNVVIPVIPEKLNANSLQIFAKQLSSLEQAYGDINRLAIVCNRVEQNAEHRDTIEEIKSAYSLPVFEIPKRTDLSQSIGEGVSVFGFGKENQRVEDARDLFNEIADLFDEKFEKTAPEEVKA
- a CDS encoding UvrD-helicase domain-containing protein; its protein translation is MTEEPEEIQLTEEQEDALVQGRNVAITAGAGTGKTTTLTERYVTILAENRSLTPENIVTITFTRKAAAELTERVREEVYDRLEAVDSPEAYHRWRNVLDDLEDGYVHTIHAFCTRLLRERAVEAPVPLGFDVLDEDGAATLQREVVTEFLERNQDDDDVELLAQLWSRDQLVDVLAGLLDERPHSESVLEAWHDAEVDDYVDICWEVVCDLDVADARQTLYADGLLEQLRTVANSVDREDTIADGDGLRAYRTFTEVATTLPERPEDSDPRDCQRAILELYEACEKKNGGLYSSSGYVVGDRDDWGESGDVYDDLKDTIDTVIDAVEPHADAVETTPGELEENSAHYALALMRVFDDVLATYTDEKDRRDTLDFPDVIETTLEFLRANDAVTERLREQFAAVMVDEFQDTDPRQWELVKLLTGVDEQTASNVFLVGDEKQSIYGFRGADVTTFGEARADLQAVNEFRGVDDVPDSDTESPTALELSGNFRTLDEPLSFLNELFEYLFQPEGDRHEPYEAPSQELTTQRDRVEDIEGLTGSVEYLAVPDDADTAAELFGDDHPVAEGALDHTIEAEAQALAARLTHLFDDPPQVQDPDTGGHRDATPDDTAILLRRRTHLDRYQRALEEYDIPYTVVGGVGFYDTPEVQALTNLLRVLGDPQDDVSLYGVLRSPLFGFADDRLAPAVAEADSVWNALAEADDPQLADAFDLLTTWRTLSGCATPSEDGVLPWNRLLSRVIDDTGYLASVSADERGRQAVANVEKFRDQVRTWSENGVHTAAGLLHRIDRQAEIDPREGEADIPGDAEGVRIMTIHSAKGLEFPIVTVPDLGSDLNFGRSVDDHGYVRLVDGTDDAPPVPAVGGPNPDDAFSIEKTAVHEYADRRSRPQERAESKRLLYVACTRTRDHLLLCGTHDIDVDESGTIELGEPAAFDDADRWRDWLQPALLDGALVAEAVRDGQARGEIDGASYTVRRPPRPVDWNTDDVVDSALEISIPSPPSLAPAKRIAATTLVNAVADASSDGHSYSQREESAGLSPTTFGTVVHRINELRPPRDEWITLIRRLSQMVGEEPTESDLRDAVNHAADAVEFVDHIESDTQLQEIYDEYSVVARIDESRIVGDIDRLLVTPDAFHIIDYKTNDLSATTSDELAEHYRPQMLAYALALLQHDRNRDVRASLRFTDEGIEERFYWVSDQMTEMESELRSMVDLVD